The Hymenobacter baengnokdamensis genome includes a region encoding these proteins:
- the rsmA gene encoding 16S rRNA (adenine(1518)-N(6)/adenine(1519)-N(6))-dimethyltransferase RsmA, whose protein sequence is MAQYTVRPKKHLGQHFLADPNIARRIVESLRQPEGVHEVLEIGPGMGVLTQYLLENKAYQTSVVEIDTESVAYLTAHYPALAPRIYATDFLQQNLAELFPNEPLAIIGNFPYNISTQIFFQVLANRQQVREVVGMLQKEVAERLAEPPGSKTYGILSVLLQAYYDIEYLFTVPAHVFVPPPKVESAVVRLTRNQTEKLDCDEKLFFRVVKQAFSTRRKTLRNALKPLGMSAETMAAEIFDKRAEQLGVADFVLLTNLVATVKQ, encoded by the coding sequence GTGGCTCAGTATACCGTTCGCCCCAAAAAACACCTCGGTCAGCACTTTCTGGCCGACCCCAATATTGCCCGCCGCATTGTGGAAAGCCTGCGCCAGCCCGAGGGCGTGCATGAGGTGCTCGAAATCGGCCCCGGCATGGGCGTACTCACGCAGTATCTGCTAGAAAACAAGGCCTACCAGACCAGCGTGGTGGAGATTGATACCGAGTCGGTAGCCTACCTCACGGCGCACTATCCGGCGCTGGCCCCGCGCATCTACGCCACCGATTTTTTGCAGCAAAACCTGGCCGAGCTGTTTCCAAACGAGCCGCTGGCCATTATCGGCAACTTTCCTTATAATATCAGTACCCAGATATTCTTTCAGGTGCTGGCCAACCGGCAGCAGGTGCGCGAAGTAGTGGGTATGCTGCAAAAGGAGGTAGCCGAGCGCCTGGCCGAGCCGCCCGGCTCCAAAACCTACGGCATCCTGAGCGTGCTCTTGCAGGCCTATTACGATATCGAATACCTCTTTACGGTGCCCGCTCACGTGTTTGTGCCACCGCCCAAGGTCGAGTCGGCCGTGGTGCGCCTCACCCGCAACCAGACAGAGAAGCTGGATTGCGATGAAAAGCTGTTTTTCCGGGTGGTGAAGCAGGCGTTTTCAACCCGCCGCAAAACGCTGCGCAACGCCCTGAAGCCGCTGGGCATGTCGGCGGAGACAATGGCCGCCGAGATTTTCGACAAGCGCGCCGAGCAATTAGGCGTGGCCGATTTTGTACTGCTGACGAATTTGGTGGCAACGGTTAAGCAATAA
- a CDS encoding M1 family metallopeptidase has protein sequence MILRKTLRLLLPLLGSSLLASAQLMQPKTAFTRADSLRGGQPAARTCYDINYYHLDVKLDVARRFISGSNLFRFTATRDFTRLQFDLFANLEIGKVVYKGRSVPFTREANAVFVTFPEVIRQGSRDEFTVEYSGFPIIAKKAPWDGGMVFTQDASGQPWVATACQGVGASIWWPTKDQQADEVDSMLISISVPKGLKDVSNGRLRGTARLPGGYTRYDWAVTNPINNYDVALNVGNYVHFGDTYQGENGALTLDYWVLPENLEKAKAQFTANVKPMLKSMESWFGPYPFYKDGYKLIEAPHLGMEHQSAVAYGNKYQNGYLGRDRSATGWGTKWDFIIIHESGHEWFGNNITSKDIADMWVHESFTTYSEALFVESQFGKQAGQAYLHGQRRNISNDGPIIGPYGVNKEGSGDMYDKGSNLLNMVRTAINDDAKWHSILRGISRTFYHQTVTGQQIIQYINRESGHDFRPVFAQYLQYANLPILEMRVENNQLLGRWIANVPGFDLPVRLRVKGGEYQFVTPTTKWQLLALPGATRENVEVDTFNYYVGVLMD, from the coding sequence ATGATTCTTCGCAAAACCCTGCGTCTACTGCTCCCATTGCTCGGCTCGTCGCTGCTGGCCTCGGCCCAGCTCATGCAGCCCAAAACAGCGTTTACCCGCGCCGACTCGCTGCGCGGCGGCCAGCCGGCGGCCCGCACCTGCTACGACATCAACTACTACCACCTCGATGTGAAGCTCGACGTGGCCCGCAGGTTTATCAGCGGCTCCAACCTGTTTCGCTTCACGGCCACGCGCGATTTTACCCGGCTTCAATTCGACCTTTTTGCTAATCTGGAAATCGGCAAAGTGGTGTACAAGGGCCGGTCGGTGCCCTTCACCCGCGAAGCCAATGCGGTGTTTGTGACCTTTCCCGAAGTAATCAGGCAGGGCAGCCGCGACGAGTTTACGGTAGAATATTCGGGTTTTCCTATAATTGCCAAAAAAGCGCCCTGGGACGGCGGCATGGTCTTCACCCAGGATGCCTCCGGCCAGCCCTGGGTGGCCACGGCCTGCCAGGGCGTGGGCGCCAGCATCTGGTGGCCCACCAAAGACCAGCAGGCCGATGAGGTAGATAGCATGCTCATCAGCATATCGGTGCCCAAAGGTCTTAAGGATGTATCGAACGGCCGCCTGCGCGGCACGGCCAGGCTGCCGGGCGGCTACACCCGCTACGACTGGGCCGTAACCAACCCCATCAACAACTACGACGTGGCGCTGAACGTGGGCAACTACGTGCATTTTGGCGACACGTACCAGGGCGAGAATGGCGCGCTGACGCTCGACTATTGGGTGCTGCCCGAAAACCTGGAGAAAGCCAAAGCGCAGTTTACGGCCAACGTAAAGCCCATGCTCAAAAGCATGGAAAGCTGGTTTGGGCCGTATCCCTTCTATAAAGATGGCTATAAGCTAATAGAAGCGCCGCACCTGGGCATGGAGCACCAGAGCGCCGTGGCCTACGGCAACAAGTACCAGAACGGCTACCTCGGCCGCGACCGCTCGGCCACGGGCTGGGGCACGAAGTGGGACTTTATCATCATCCACGAAAGTGGCCACGAGTGGTTTGGCAACAACATCACCAGCAAGGATATCGCCGATATGTGGGTGCACGAGAGCTTTACCACGTACTCGGAGGCGCTGTTTGTGGAAAGCCAGTTTGGCAAGCAGGCGGGGCAGGCGTATTTGCACGGTCAGCGCCGCAATATCTCGAACGATGGCCCCATCATCGGTCCCTACGGCGTGAACAAGGAGGGCTCGGGCGATATGTATGACAAGGGCAGCAACCTGCTCAACATGGTGCGCACGGCTATCAACGACGATGCGAAGTGGCACAGCATTTTACGCGGCATCTCGCGCACGTTTTATCACCAGACCGTGACCGGCCAGCAGATTATCCAGTACATCAACCGCGAGTCGGGCCACGATTTTCGGCCTGTTTTTGCCCAATATCTGCAATACGCTAACCTGCCGATACTCGAAATGCGCGTTGAGAACAACCAGCTGCTGGGGCGCTGGATAGCCAATGTGCCCGGTTTCGACCTGCCGGTGCGCCTGCGGGTGAAGGGCGGCGAGTATCAGTTCGTGACGCCAACTACCAAGTGGCAGCTGCTGGCTCTGCCCGGCGCCACGAGGGAGAATGTAGAGGTCGATACGTTCAACTACTACGTGGGCGTGCTGATGGACTAG
- a CDS encoding leucyl aminopeptidase family protein produces the protein MSLTLAHAATAPAHATQVFVLPTGATALPPAAGTDLPAEARRYVDAALVDEQKLVALNHFSHQHYFVVLEKKRTPDLTLEALRKAGHQLQAALKKEKTSEVFIHNLSENPEAALTLAEGLFLSAYQFEGYKTDEKSREAAPLTQLMLVGDAATEAQVTTLQHVLEGVAFARDLVNAPLNKLNAQQFAERLAEAGDAAGYTTDILDMARIESLRMGGLLAVNLGSPEPPTFSILEWKPEGAQNEKPYVLVGKGVVYDTGGLSLKPTPNSMDMMKCDMAGGAAVGGVLYALAKNNVPLHVIGLVPATDNRPGGLAYVPGDVLTMHSGLTVEVKNTDAEGRLLLADALSFAKKYHPELVIDLATLTGAAVRAIGTEAAAVMGTAEADTTAQLLAAAHRVHERLVEFPLWDDYADHMKSDIADLSNLGKAEAGHISAAKFLERFIEGTPWLHLDIAGPAFLTAPDSYRGKGGTGTGVRLLYEFLTRQLA, from the coding sequence ATGTCCCTCACGCTTGCCCACGCCGCCACCGCGCCGGCCCACGCTACTCAGGTGTTCGTACTGCCTACCGGCGCTACTGCCCTCCCCCCGGCGGCCGGCACCGACCTGCCCGCCGAAGCCCGGCGCTACGTCGATGCCGCCCTCGTCGACGAGCAGAAGCTCGTGGCCCTCAATCATTTTTCGCATCAGCACTATTTTGTAGTGCTCGAAAAAAAGCGCACCCCCGACCTTACCCTCGAAGCCCTGCGCAAGGCCGGCCACCAGCTGCAAGCCGCGCTGAAAAAGGAAAAAACCAGCGAAGTATTTATTCATAACTTAAGTGAAAATCCGGAGGCCGCGCTCACGCTGGCGGAGGGCCTCTTCCTTTCGGCCTATCAGTTCGAAGGGTACAAGACCGACGAAAAGTCGCGTGAGGCCGCCCCACTCACGCAGCTTATGCTGGTAGGCGACGCCGCCACCGAAGCGCAGGTAACCACGCTGCAGCACGTGCTGGAAGGCGTAGCCTTCGCCCGCGACCTCGTCAACGCCCCGCTCAATAAGCTCAACGCCCAGCAGTTTGCCGAGCGCCTGGCCGAAGCCGGCGATGCGGCTGGCTACACCACCGACATCCTCGACATGGCCCGCATCGAGAGCCTGCGCATGGGCGGCCTGCTGGCCGTCAACCTGGGCTCGCCCGAGCCGCCCACTTTCAGCATTCTCGAATGGAAGCCCGAAGGCGCCCAAAACGAGAAGCCTTATGTGCTCGTCGGCAAAGGCGTGGTGTACGACACCGGCGGCCTCAGCCTCAAGCCCACGCCCAACAGCATGGACATGATGAAGTGCGACATGGCCGGCGGCGCGGCCGTGGGCGGCGTGCTGTATGCTCTGGCCAAAAACAACGTGCCGCTGCACGTTATCGGCCTGGTGCCGGCTACCGACAACCGCCCCGGCGGCCTCGCCTACGTGCCCGGCGACGTGCTCACCATGCACTCGGGCCTTACGGTGGAGGTTAAAAACACCGACGCCGAAGGCCGCCTGCTGCTGGCCGACGCGCTCAGCTTTGCCAAAAAATACCACCCCGAATTAGTCATTGACCTGGCCACCCTCACCGGGGCGGCCGTGCGCGCCATCGGCACCGAAGCAGCCGCCGTGATGGGCACCGCTGAGGCCGATACTACGGCCCAGCTGCTGGCCGCCGCGCACCGCGTGCACGAGCGCCTGGTCGAGTTTCCACTCTGGGACGACTACGCCGACCACATGAAATCCGATATTGCCGACCTGAGTAACCTCGGCAAAGCTGAAGCCGGCCACATCTCGGCCGCCAAGTTCCTGGAGCGCTTCATCGAAGGCACGCCCTGGCTGCACCTCGATATTGCCGGCCCGGCCTTCCTCACCGCGCCCGACTCGTATCGGGGCAAGGGCGGCACCGGCACCGGCGTGCGCCTGCTCTATGAGTTTCTGACCAGGCAGCTTGCGTAA
- the pdxA gene encoding 4-hydroxythreonine-4-phosphate dehydrogenase PdxA yields MPKHLPRLGFSVGDLAGIGPEVIYKTLRDERLLQQCTPVVYGTATTLFDDFPVEKNAEPLTFRQLRDAADIAPGRLNAVTCWDEDFHLTPGQPSPASGQAARESLLCAARDLKAGLLDALVTAPISKENTQSDDFRFPGHTEFLASYFGAADNLMFLVDEDQQLRVATATGHIALRDVSTRLTSDLLRTKIKLLLKSLQQDFGILKPKIAVLGLNPHAGENGLLGREEADVVTPVIRQFEHDGHLVFGPYPADGYFGTGQFRQFDATLSLYHDQGLIPFKLMAFERGVNFTAGLSVVRTSPDHGTAYGIAGKFVADASSFRAAVYLACDVVRARQLNAADPRSIR; encoded by the coding sequence ATGCCCAAACACCTTCCCCGCCTCGGCTTTTCCGTGGGCGACCTCGCCGGCATCGGCCCCGAAGTCATTTATAAAACGCTGCGCGACGAGCGGCTGCTCCAGCAATGCACGCCCGTGGTGTACGGTACCGCCACCACGCTTTTCGACGATTTTCCGGTCGAGAAAAACGCTGAGCCACTCACCTTTCGGCAGCTGCGCGACGCCGCCGACATTGCGCCCGGCCGCCTCAATGCCGTTACGTGCTGGGACGAGGACTTTCACCTCACGCCCGGCCAGCCTTCGCCCGCCAGCGGCCAGGCCGCCCGCGAAAGCCTGCTCTGCGCCGCCCGCGACCTCAAGGCCGGCCTGCTCGACGCCCTCGTAACGGCGCCCATCAGCAAGGAGAATACCCAAAGCGACGACTTTCGCTTTCCCGGCCATACCGAGTTTCTGGCCAGCTACTTCGGCGCCGCCGACAACCTCATGTTCTTGGTTGATGAGGACCAGCAGCTGCGCGTGGCCACGGCCACCGGCCACATCGCCCTCAGAGATGTATCGACGCGCCTAACCAGCGACCTGCTGCGCACCAAAATCAAGCTTTTGCTGAAGTCGCTGCAGCAGGATTTCGGTATTCTCAAGCCCAAAATTGCCGTGCTGGGCCTCAACCCGCACGCCGGCGAAAACGGCCTGCTGGGCCGCGAGGAAGCCGACGTGGTGACGCCCGTCATCCGGCAGTTTGAGCACGACGGCCACCTCGTGTTCGGCCCTTACCCGGCCGACGGCTACTTCGGCACCGGCCAGTTCCGGCAGTTCGATGCTACGCTCTCGCTCTACCACGACCAGGGCCTGATTCCCTTCAAGCTCATGGCCTTCGAGCGGGGCGTCAACTTCACGGCCGGCTTGTCGGTCGTGCGTACCTCCCCCGACCACGGCACGGCCTACGGCATCGCCGGCAAGTTTGTGGCCGATGCCTCATCGTTTCGGGCGGCCGTATACCTGGCCTGCGATGTAGTACGCGCCCGGCAGCTCAACGCGGCCGACCCCCGCTCAATCCGGTAG
- a CDS encoding type II toxin-antitoxin system HigB family toxin: MVILSWPILREFGKQHPDAASALKDWYQEVSLAEWRNLADVRLFSNSVDYVGNFRYVFNIWGNRYRLIAAIVFSTRTVFVKFVGTHQAYDKINAATIDYSKL; the protein is encoded by the coding sequence ATGGTAATATTGAGTTGGCCCATTTTACGCGAATTTGGCAAACAACATCCTGATGCCGCCTCGGCATTAAAAGATTGGTATCAGGAAGTTAGCTTAGCCGAGTGGCGTAATCTGGCAGACGTACGACTATTTTCTAATTCGGTAGACTACGTTGGTAACTTTCGCTACGTCTTCAATATTTGGGGCAATCGCTACCGGCTCATCGCGGCCATTGTATTTTCTACTCGCACGGTGTTCGTAAAATTCGTCGGCACACACCAAGCGTATGACAAGATAAATGCAGCAACCATCGATTACAGCAAATTATAG
- a CDS encoding helix-turn-helix domain-containing protein gives MLINTSQEYREAFRQLDELLAQDIDANPDLQGPARILAEAIQSYEIRVEGAPFALPKPTTLPAMIELKRQQRQLKQKDLAQLLEVPAGRLSQILSGKRRVTMDLAKKLYERLDISPEFILKTA, from the coding sequence ATGTTAATTAATACGTCTCAGGAATACCGCGAAGCATTCCGTCAACTCGACGAGCTATTAGCGCAGGATATTGACGCTAATCCGGATTTACAAGGCCCCGCCCGCATTTTAGCAGAAGCTATTCAGTCATACGAAATCAGGGTCGAAGGTGCTCCCTTTGCTCTTCCTAAGCCCACCACCCTGCCCGCCATGATTGAGCTGAAGCGCCAGCAGCGTCAGCTCAAGCAGAAAGACCTGGCTCAACTGCTCGAAGTACCGGCCGGCCGCCTCTCCCAGATACTAAGCGGCAAGCGCCGCGTAACCATGGACCTGGCCAAGAAGCTCTACGAGCGGCTCGATATCAGCCCCGAGTTTATCTTAAAAACCGCCTGA
- a CDS encoding YceD family protein, protein MPPVIRLTVKKDPQFDLPIARLSLKTHQFAFELGRAFFEEFDPKGEFIADGNLHAEVTLDKTERVITIDSHITGTVRLTCDRSLDEYDQPLDIENQLLVRYGDEPKELDDDVLQVTPETQTLNISQHLYDYIGLALPMKKLHPRFQNEADDDPDAATKLIFSTRPAGENPDDEPDDPRWAALKNLN, encoded by the coding sequence TTGCCCCCCGTTATTCGGCTTACTGTGAAAAAGGACCCGCAATTTGATTTGCCTATCGCCAGGCTTTCGCTTAAGACGCACCAGTTTGCGTTTGAGCTCGGTCGCGCCTTCTTCGAGGAGTTCGACCCCAAGGGCGAATTTATTGCCGACGGCAACCTGCACGCCGAGGTAACGCTCGACAAAACCGAGCGCGTAATTACCATCGACTCGCACATCACCGGCACCGTGCGCCTCACCTGCGACCGCAGCCTCGATGAGTATGACCAGCCGCTGGATATTGAGAATCAGCTGCTGGTGCGCTACGGCGACGAGCCCAAGGAGCTGGACGACGACGTGCTGCAAGTGACACCCGAGACGCAGACGCTAAACATATCGCAACACCTATATGACTACATCGGGCTGGCGTTGCCCATGAAGAAGCTGCACCCGCGCTTCCAGAACGAGGCCGACGACGACCCCGATGCCGCCACCAAGCTTATTTTTTCGACCCGGCCCGCTGGTGAGAATCCTGACGACGAGCCCGACGACCCCCGTTGGGCCGCCCTCAAAAACCTGAATTAG
- the rpmF gene encoding 50S ribosomal protein L32 has translation MAHPKRRTSTATRDKRRSHYKLTPKAVTICPNTGELHLRHKAYVVDGDLYHNGQLAIKNYTSVAAPAAAGNTGSDEE, from the coding sequence ATGGCACATCCTAAGCGCCGGACCTCCACCGCCACCCGCGACAAACGCCGCAGCCACTACAAGCTGACCCCTAAGGCCGTGACCATCTGCCCAAATACGGGTGAGTTGCACCTGCGTCACAAAGCCTACGTGGTAGATGGTGATTTGTACCACAATGGCCAGCTGGCTATCAAGAATTACACCTCGGTAGCGGCTCCGGCAGCAGCCGGCAACACGGGCTCGGACGAAGAATAG
- the plsX gene encoding phosphate acyltransferase PlsX, protein MKIALDAMGGDFAPQVAVAGAVLAAQRLAGKAQILLIGSDAEVQPLLQTYGPGAAALEVVHASQVIEMGEHPTKAFQQKQDSSIAVGYRMLHSGQVDAFCSAGNTGAMLVGAMFTVKAVPGVLRPAIANFVPKLAGGYGILVDVGANADCKPEMLEQFGELGSLYAQYVLGIAHPKVGLMSLGEEEGKGTVTTQAAHQLFKVNPHVHFIGNIEGRDLFNDKADVIVCDGYVGNVMLKMAESMYDIMVARNLNDEFFEKVNYETIGGSPILGINDNAIIGHGVSTPLAICNMLMQGYQMAQSGIVDKIKDNFKS, encoded by the coding sequence ATGAAAATTGCCCTCGACGCTATGGGCGGCGACTTTGCCCCCCAGGTTGCCGTGGCCGGTGCCGTGCTGGCTGCCCAGCGCCTGGCCGGCAAAGCCCAGATACTACTCATCGGTTCCGATGCGGAAGTACAGCCGCTGCTCCAGACATATGGCCCCGGTGCCGCCGCCCTGGAAGTGGTGCACGCCTCCCAGGTTATCGAGATGGGCGAGCATCCCACCAAAGCTTTCCAGCAAAAGCAGGACAGCAGCATTGCCGTGGGCTACCGGATGCTGCACAGCGGCCAGGTAGACGCTTTTTGCTCGGCCGGCAATACCGGAGCGATGCTCGTGGGAGCCATGTTTACGGTAAAAGCCGTGCCCGGCGTGCTGCGCCCGGCCATCGCTAACTTTGTACCCAAGCTGGCCGGCGGCTACGGTATTCTGGTCGATGTAGGCGCCAACGCCGACTGCAAGCCCGAAATGCTGGAGCAGTTTGGCGAGTTGGGTTCGCTGTACGCGCAGTACGTGCTGGGCATTGCCCACCCCAAGGTGGGCCTCATGAGCCTGGGCGAGGAAGAAGGCAAGGGCACCGTGACTACGCAGGCGGCCCACCAGCTGTTTAAGGTAAACCCCCACGTACATTTTATCGGCAATATTGAGGGCCGCGACTTGTTCAACGACAAGGCCGACGTGATTGTGTGCGACGGCTACGTGGGCAACGTGATGCTCAAAATGGCCGAGTCGATGTACGACATTATGGTGGCGCGCAACCTGAACGATGAGTTCTTTGAGAAGGTTAACTACGAAACCATTGGCGGCTCGCCCATTCTGGGCATCAACGACAATGCCATTATTGGCCACGGGGTGAGCACGCCGTTGGCTATTTGCAATATGCTTATGCAAGGCTACCAGATGGCGCAGTCGGGCATCGTCGATAAGATTAAAGACAATTTCAAATCCTAG
- a CDS encoding beta-ketoacyl-ACP synthase III, which produces MKITAAITGVGGYVPDYVLTNQELEQLVDTTDEWITSRTGIKERRLLKGKDQGSSVMGIKAVKQLLEKTNTRPEEIDLLICATVTPDMLFPATANIISAGAGINKAFSYDMNAACSGFLYALATGAQFIQGGMYKKVIVVGADKMSAIVDYTDRANCILFGDGAGAVLLEPSTEGYGILDQVLCSDGHGEQYLNQKAGGSRRPPTAETVANHEHYIFQEGATVFKFAVKSMADVAAQVMARQNLSHDDIAWLVPHQANKRIIDATANRMGVGPEKVMLNIQRYGNTTNATIPLCLWDYEKQLHKGDNLIFAAFGGGFTWGAIHVKWAYNS; this is translated from the coding sequence ATGAAGATTACCGCCGCCATTACCGGAGTCGGAGGCTACGTGCCCGACTACGTGCTCACCAACCAGGAGCTCGAGCAACTGGTCGATACCACCGACGAATGGATTACCTCGCGAACCGGCATTAAGGAGCGCCGGCTTTTAAAAGGGAAAGACCAGGGCTCGTCGGTAATGGGGATTAAGGCGGTGAAGCAGCTGCTCGAAAAGACCAACACCCGCCCCGAGGAGATTGACCTGCTTATCTGCGCCACCGTGACGCCCGATATGCTGTTTCCGGCCACAGCCAACATTATTTCGGCCGGGGCAGGCATCAATAAAGCCTTCAGCTACGATATGAATGCCGCCTGCTCGGGCTTTTTGTATGCGTTGGCCACCGGGGCCCAGTTTATCCAGGGCGGTATGTACAAGAAAGTTATCGTGGTCGGGGCCGATAAAATGTCGGCCATCGTGGACTACACCGACCGCGCCAACTGCATTCTGTTTGGTGACGGGGCCGGCGCGGTGCTGCTGGAGCCCAGCACCGAGGGCTACGGTATTCTCGACCAGGTACTGTGCAGCGATGGACACGGCGAGCAATACCTAAACCAGAAGGCCGGCGGCAGCCGCCGCCCCCCAACGGCGGAAACCGTGGCCAACCACGAGCACTACATTTTTCAGGAAGGCGCCACGGTATTCAAGTTTGCCGTGAAAAGTATGGCCGATGTAGCCGCGCAGGTAATGGCGCGCCAGAACCTCAGCCACGACGATATTGCCTGGCTGGTGCCGCACCAGGCCAACAAGCGCATCATCGACGCTACCGCCAACCGCATGGGCGTAGGGCCCGAGAAAGTAATGCTCAATATTCAGCGCTATGGCAATACCACCAACGCTACTATTCCGCTCTGTCTCTGGGATTACGAAAAGCAGCTTCACAAGGGCGATAACCTGATATTTGCCGCTTTCGGAGGGGGCTTTACCTGGGGTGCCATTCATGTGAAATGGGCATACAATTCTTAA
- the efp gene encoding elongation factor P — MATTADFRNGLVLMYNNDLHVITEFQHVKPGKGPAFVRTKMRNIKTGKVLDNTFNAGVKIETARVEQRPHQYLFKDDYGFTFMDNDTFEQIVLPEAMVPFADLMKEGQAVTILMHAETEQPLTAELPTTVDLVVTYTEPGLRGDTATNTLKPAIVETGARIQVPLFIDTDTKIRIKTSDYSYVERVK; from the coding sequence ATGGCTACCACCGCCGACTTCCGCAACGGTCTTGTCTTGATGTACAACAACGACCTGCACGTTATCACTGAGTTTCAACACGTGAAGCCGGGCAAAGGCCCGGCGTTTGTGCGCACTAAAATGCGCAACATCAAGACGGGCAAGGTGCTGGATAATACCTTTAACGCCGGGGTGAAGATTGAAACGGCCCGCGTAGAGCAGCGCCCGCACCAGTACCTGTTTAAGGACGATTACGGCTTCACCTTTATGGATAATGACACCTTCGAGCAGATTGTGCTGCCCGAGGCGATGGTGCCCTTCGCCGACCTCATGAAGGAAGGCCAGGCGGTGACTATCCTTATGCACGCCGAAACCGAGCAGCCGCTTACCGCCGAGCTCCCCACCACCGTTGACCTGGTAGTAACCTATACTGAGCCGGGCCTGCGCGGCGATACTGCCACTAACACCCTGAAGCCGGCCATAGTCGAGACGGGAGCCCGCATTCAGGTTCCGCTGTTTATTGACACGGATACCAAGATTCGCATTAAAACCAGCGATTACTCCTACGTAGAGCGCGTTAAGTAG
- the accB gene encoding acetyl-CoA carboxylase biotin carboxyl carrier protein, which produces MKAKELQELLDFIAKSGLNKVNIETEEFKISVQREPNTKQIVSMSAAPAPAAPQQAPAAPTLAPAAATTPAAPAAEPASSASYTPLKSPMIGTFYRSSGPDAPVFVQVGDTVEKGQVICIIEAMKLFNEIEAEQAGRIVKVLVENATPVEYDQPLFLIE; this is translated from the coding sequence ATGAAAGCCAAAGAACTCCAGGAACTGCTCGACTTCATCGCCAAGTCGGGCCTCAATAAAGTAAATATTGAAACCGAAGAGTTTAAAATCTCGGTGCAGCGCGAGCCCAACACCAAGCAGATTGTGAGCATGAGCGCCGCGCCTGCGCCGGCGGCTCCGCAGCAAGCCCCTGCCGCGCCAACGCTTGCCCCGGCGGCTGCTACCACACCGGCGGCCCCGGCCGCCGAGCCCGCCAGCAGCGCCAGCTACACGCCGCTGAAATCGCCGATGATTGGTACCTTTTACCGCAGCAGCGGTCCCGACGCGCCCGTATTTGTGCAGGTAGGCGACACGGTAGAGAAAGGCCAGGTTATCTGCATCATCGAGGCCATGAAGCTGTTCAACGAGATTGAGGCCGAGCAGGCCGGCCGCATCGTGAAGGTGCTCGTCGAAAATGCCACGCCGGTTGAGTACGACCAGCCGCTGTTCCTGATTGAGTAG